TGAACATTAAGTATTAAAGTATAATTTATAAGTATAATATATAGAAAATTGTGTATGAATCATGTCTGTCTTTTTTGGAAATgtatacattattctgcatatTTATTAAGTAGTATTATTTACGACCATGGTTTATAacatatataattaataattcaatatttgataaataatgaatcaaataaaataatgtaatgttACTCTACATGAGTTAAtggtttatatttaatatttatatgaGAATATAAACGGTTGGAAGTGAATCCGTGGTTCGACGCTCTGCTTCCTGCTCGGTGTGGGATTGCTTCTGTCTGCTCGCTGTTGTAGCTGTTAGCATAAGCTGCCCCTGTTAGCTCCCGTGCTAGCTCCTGTGTTAGCTCCGCTCTCCGTGTCTGTCGGTGTTTCCTCTTCTGATCTCGGCCCTCACGGACCCGGTGGACACGCTCAGCCTCATTTTCACCGCAAACACAGACACCGAGTCCCGCAGGAAACATGTCCACCGCCCTGGAGAGCTACATCAACCGTATCCTTCCGCCGCTAGctgctaacatgctaactgCCCGTCCGAATGAATGGCTGACTGCTCGTTAGCTCAGGAGCTAAGCTAGCTGTAGTTGTTAGGTATTTATTAACTAGTGGTGATTTTAACTTGATCTTTCAGCGGCGCCGAGTTGAAGCTGAGATTCGTTTTAGTCTTAAAATAGAAGagttggttgttttgtgttgttttgaatgttGTGTCCAGAAATGTAGTTTCTTTAACCGAGGCTCAGGCACCGTGGCCATCGTCACCTCCGACGGGAGAATGATTGTGGTGAGTTTCAACACGTTTCTGATCCAAACTGTTGACTTAACACATTAATCATCAATATTATTGATCTTCAGATGACTGAgatcatgcatgtgtgtgtgcgtgtgtgtgtgtgcgcgtgcaggGCACCCTGAAGGGCTTCGACCAGACCATCAACCTGATCCTGGATGAGAGTCACGAGCGGGTGTTCAGCTCCAGTCAGGGTGTGGAGCAGGTGGTTCTGGGACTTTACATCGTGCGAGGAGACAACGTGTGAGTTGAACTAGTTTAACGTCTTCATGGGTCAAAGCTGATTTCAGACCTAAACTGAACCAcagacgtgttcctcacatgttcctcacatgttcctgttggtgtgaacgagtcagacccgacaacctgctgctgcttcacaaacactaactacacaacatgtcaggacaCTAGTTTCCTGACAGTTTCTGGAGTTGAGGTCTGAAACAAACCTGCAGTCCTAGCAGAGAGGAGAACTCCTTGACAACAGAGAACAAGTCATCACTTCCCATGTGGAGCTGCTGTTTACTGTTGActctgccaccagggggcgtgaTGCACATTCAGAGTTACTTCTACATCCAGTTCCCTCCatagatttatgtttttaccaGACACACGTGAATATGATGAATGAAACATGTTTCACTGGAGATTTAACTGAACATGAAGAACgtgacacagaaatacaaagtaaagtattttttttttttacagtgttcaGTTTATTGATTATCGGTTTCGCTGTTTTCTTTCAGCGCTGTGATCGGAGAAATCGATGAAGAGCACGACTCCACTCTGGATTTAGGAAACATCAGAGCTGAGCCGCTCAACTCAGTCGCCCACTGACCcctcgacctttgacccccctcttcacccccctccctcccttcctccactCTCACCGGTCCTGACTGCCATCTCCACGGCGACAGGAGGAGAGTGACAGCACGACTGACGCTGCGTCTGAAATCACTCGCTCGTTCACTCGTACCTGATGTGAGGCTGCGTGGTGAGACGTTCAGGGACGAGTcgtgaacaggaagtgatttcaGCCTCAGCGTCAGTCGTGTGGACGAGCGCCACCGGAGCCGGTTTCACGCTGGATCAGCTGAGAATCTGTCACACGGACTGAAAAGTTTAACGCAGCGTCCGTGACGACGACAACTTCAGTTTGGACTTTTTATAAATGAAGACGTGAAATGTTCGAGTTGTTATGATGAAAGTTTTTTATGCTTCAAGTCCTtttgtcacattgttttgtttattaaagtttCATGTCTCATATTCTGACTCACCGTCTGTTCACTGACCtgaaaatataataacacaATGTTCATTATGTTCATCGACGTCCAAAAGACTTGAGGATGATTTTTGAGACgatttgtgtaaatgtgttcaaattaaatttgatctTTGAGGCTGTTGAACTTGAACATTGatgaaaaatgatcaaaaaaacattttgatcattgaaaacatgtttctctctctctctcccacacacacacactctctctcccacacacacacacacactctctctctctctctctctctcacactctctctctctctctctctctctcccacacacacacacactctctctctctctctctctcccacacacacactctctctctctctctctctctctctctcccacacacacacactctctctctctctctctcccacacacacacacacacaccctctctctctctctcccacacacacaccctctctctctctctccctcacacacacacacacaccctctctctctctctccctcacacacacacacacaccctctctctctctctccctcacacacacacacacaccctctctctctctctcccacacacacacacacacactctctctctccccccccccccccctctctctctctccatgctTCACTCTGGACTCAGTTCAACCTTCAGTCTTCATCTCAAACTCTCTGAAAACGGTTTTACTTAGTTTCTGATCCGGTTTGAATCCGGATCACAGGATGTGGCTCTGATCCACTTTGTTTCTGATTCATTTTTCTCTGGAGCTCAAACTTTCCTCGGGAGACACCGTGGAGGACATGCCGGGGACTGTGGCTCTCATCAGCGCCTTCGCGCTCCTCTCGGCCGGGCTGCGGAGCTCCGTGTTCGGCGTGGGGATGCTGGGCTCCGTGGCCGCGGAGGAGAGCCCCACCGCCGGGGCGAGCAGCACGGCGGTGGCCGGGGCGTGGAGCTCCGGGGACGGGGACAGAGGAGCGGGGCGAGCGGGCTGCCCTGGCCGCTGTCGGTGCGAGGTGGACGGGCTGCTGCACCGGGTGGACTGCTCGGACCTGGGGCTCCGGGAGATACCGAGCAACCTGAGCGTGTTCACCTCCTTCCTGTGAGTCAGCACCGAGGGTCTACTGGGTCTACTGGGTTTACTGTgcaacatgtgtctgtgtgcgtgtgtgtgcgtgcgtcgTGAGAATCGCAGCACCTGTTTATTCCTCTCGAGCTCTGCTGGAACGTACGCGCACGTCATGGTGTTGTTCTAAAGGTTCTGAAACAGGTTCTAAGGTTCTCGAAGCTTTTAAAGTGGCTCCACTGAACCTTCAGATGCTGCTTCCATTGATGGTTCATAGAGTCAGAGTCAGGTCCCAGGTGCTTCTGATGGTTCCAGTTCTCCTGAAGCTGGTTCTCAGGGTTTCTCAGGAACTGTTCTCCGGGAGGTTCTGGAGTTTCCAGAAGTCTCTGTTGTTATGAAGGTTCTCTGGACACATGGAGAGTTGTGTTATATGTGTGttgatcaaatcaaattaatattcaacaataaatgcagcaggtcagtgatGGACTGGAcgtggtctgaggaaccttcacacctgatatttaggTTCAGACCAAACTGTaaagtctgaagctctgaaacaaacaaggtgtgaacgagtcccTGGATCAGCATGTGGATGAACACATGTTGTTGTAAAGtagtaaaaacattaacatctgATTCTAAATGAAACTGGAGGAACTGtaatctttttatatttatacatatttgtCTGAGGATTTCCCGTCAGCACATTAAGTCTTTGAACTGATCCACAGACTGAAGATATTCTCTGGTCAAAAGGACCCAGAACAGTTATTGACACAGAACAACTTTCAGAAACTTAATAACTGTGTCAGGAAGTTTCAGTGTTTCCAGTCGAACTCCAGTTCAATTCATTCAAATCCATTTCACCTCACAGCAGGTGACCAGCCTccacacaaaacatgtttcagcTCTGGCAAAACCATTACATCactgtacactgtgtgtgtgtctgtgtgtgtgtgtgtgtgtgtgtgtgtgtgcgcgtgtgtgtgtgtgtgtgtgtgtgtgtgggaggaaaaCCTGCCCGTCTTGGCTGTGGTCTAAAAGCTGCACAATGTCCAGGATTTAAGTTTCACTCTCATTAAAGGAAACCTTCTtcaattctgtgtgtgtgtgtgtttctcaatGAAAGCACTTTCCTTACAGTTTGTCTAAGACAGGCAGAtggacattcacacacacacacacacacacagacagacagttgatCAAAGgttctttgtgtctttattaAAGCTCCAATCAGACGTTCAATCCAACAAAACATCAAGGAgttcgtctgtgtgtgtgtgtgtgtgtgtgtgtgtgtctgtgtgtgtgtgtgtgtgtgtgagtgtgttgtcgGTCGGTCACCACAGACCCACAGCCGGTCCAGTCACCTTGTCACGATGCGTTCAGCCGATCGTCAGTTTGTTGATGTtcccagatgtttgtgttcagggTCGCTGGTGAATCCGAAGATGTAAATAAATTCTTCTGCTTGCGGTGGTTTCAgcggcacggtggtacagtggtacggtggtacagtggttatCATTGTCACCTCACAGCGAGAAGGTTCCTGTTTCGAAAGAGATGGATGATTCGTTGTCATCACCTGAAGTCAGAGAAACGAGGGAAACAGTTAGATTCTGTTCCTCTGACCGTCAGGGGTTAGAAACTGAGGGAAGTTTGATTCTGTTGTGCCAAACCCACTGGTTCACAAGGTTTTACAAGACTAACAAACCTgtaacacacatttaataagaaaaagagaagcagttGGTGAATTTAAAACTTTTATAAAGTCTTCTAAATGGTCGTATGTGTGATTTCCTTGATATTTGTCTGGTACATCAGTGTCTGACTCCATGGATCCACGTCAGGATCcacttcagtgtttctctgttgttCTGCAAAGTCACAGAATCCAGATCAAACTGAGGTTTCACACGTTTGTTTACAGATGAAACTGAAGCTGACGATGTTTCATTAAAGCAACAgtttgaatatgtgtgtgtgaaactgtgaGAAAACTCAACACACATCAGTTTACTGTCTGTCACTCTGAATACGACTCTGTCaatggctttgtgtgtgtgtgtgtgtgtgtgtgtgtgtctgtgtgtgtgtgtctgtgtgtgtgtctgtgtgtgtgtgtgactctgtgtgtgtgtgtgtctgtgtgtgtgtgtctgtgtctgaatggCTCTGTACGTCTCTATTCTGCGTCTGACGGACTCAGGAGCTCAGGATGCATTTAGCTGCTGAATGAAGCCATGGACATATGAAGGATGTTTTAGCCACTCCCACTttggcagccatgttggatGACCAGTTCGTCTCTGGTGTTGACGAGTGGATTAATGATCGCAAATTAATTTATacataaacattttcaacaCCTATTATTGATATATTGGTGTCAACCATAGTCTCTAattcaagatggacgacacgtcttcacttcctcccgttgAACAagaatgaagctaaaatatctcagacaCTGCTGCGGCCATCTTACTCCGGTGATGTCATCTGGAGTCAtagtagctgtcaatcatgacggacagacaggtgagccCCCTGTCAATCACCTGACCTCTCTCACGACACCAGAGGAACaaatcatgtcgtccatttacCTGCTGCAGAATCGTCAAGGTTCACTTACactcagctgtcacacacacacacacacacacacacacacacacacacacacacacacacacacacacacacacacacacacacacacacacacacaggtaaatgGACGACCAGTCTCTTCCCATCAGGTTGTGAGAGAGGTCAGAGCTGTAGATTAATAATGTGAGAGGTTTAATTAGTGTTTGGACATCAATCCTTTCTGGAGCCTCGCTTCGTGACGAGCTGCTGACCCTAACCCTTgagcacagactgtaaataaagaagaCGACATGACAGATCTCtctcgccccctggtggccccCGCGTTTGGATATTTACCCgattaagacatgtggagttttcacagcattttgagACGTCAACACACGACAGTTACCAACTGATGACCACATCGGACCTGGatgtaaacaagatggaaacaTATAAAGAAGTTAACATTcgagagagaaaaaacccaAATGGTAAAAACTGGAGcattaaactatttcaggtGGAGGTTTTGAAACATGAGTCAGAATCAGACTCTGGTACATTTGATCCAGAATAAGTTCAGTCGTCAGGTTATTGTCGTTCTCAGTTTGTCTCTAGTTCAACTCGCTGTTGTTTATGTTGTGGAAACTTTCCCTCTGGAATCAGGAAGCTCAGACTGACTCAGGGACCAAACCCCCCCGCGACCGCTAGCTCCGGGTGGGGCCCCCCCCGCCGCCCCGCCCCCAAAACACTGAAAGAACGACTGAAAGACTGAAAGAGGACAAAACCAGAGCGAGGCCTCACTGTCACACTCTGCCTCCAACTACACaactctcttttctctctgtcgtcagagtttgtctttctgccGACATTTGAATAATCGTGTGATATCCATCAGTTTGAGCCCGAGGAGAcgtaaaagagacaaaacacacacacacacacacacacacacacacacacacacacacacacacacacacacacacacacacacacacacacacacacacacacacacacacacacacacacacagagctgcatctATCTCATtacacacagggagaaaaccACACAACATGGTTAATGTATTCGTCTTttctttcatccctctctccgtGTTCGTCACTTTCGCTCCTCAGACCACAAACAATCACTTCAAGCGTCTGAACTTGTACGATTCAAACGCTTCGTCTTTGTGGAGTCGAAACTCAAACTGTGACACACGATCCTGAAAACACTCTGTGAGAGTAACGTTTAGAAAGGTTTACGACTTTTTATGATCGATGTTTGACTTCATGTGACTAATGTAACTAAAGTACAGAAAGACCAACGGTTATTCCTTTACGATTTTTACTTGATTGAAACTTTTATCACAATATTTcctaatatatttttaatttgctctCATAATGTTCTGTAACGAAATTTATAACTTTAATTTCAAATATTACGACTGAAGTCACTTTgtagatattttactttattcacACTAGTAGTACttttgaaaatattattattacatgtatTTTCCTATTAAggatgaagtaaaaaaatataaattatcaaagacacagaaaagtaGCAGAACTTTGATAAAACTTTAGAATTCATGTGACTGTGGATTCTTCTCATCGTGTTTGGAATCACGAACAAggtttgactgtttgttttcagatgtgTGAGCACGTGTGGAGAACGTGAGTGAACCTCAGTCTGGGTAATGAACAACTCTCGTGTCAAGATATATATTCTGAGTGTTCGTTAATAAATGAAGTGAATGGACACAGCgacacaaagtgtgtgtttgtgttaacgtAATAAAACCAGTCGGCCGTGACGCTGTGGGTCTGAGAGTAAAGAAACATTCTGCTAAAATACGTCCACACAAACGTCTCTGTGTGACCAGGCTACCTGTTGACAATGTTgtaaagcaacacacacacacacacacacacacacacacacacacacacacacacacacacacacacacacacacacacacacacacacacacacacacacacacacactaacaggcTTTATGGTGTGTTGAGAAAGTTCTTTAACAACCGGTGTATTCAACCTGCAGACAcaccttcactgtgtgtgtgtgtgtgtgtgtgtgtgtgtgtgtgtgtgtgtgtgtgtgtgtgtgtgtgtgtgtgtgtgtgtgtgtgtgagagacaaagaCGCTCTGTCTCCCCGTCCTCCCAGTAGAAAGACGTTCCCTCCCGATGGTTATCAGACAGATAGCAGGAACACACGGGGTCAGATAAGGAGAACAAAgccaagaggaagaagaaccttttggcacaaacacaaaattacaACAAATGATTTTCCCTCCGAGCCCATGACATCACCTTGTTTTGACTCGATGGCCTTTTGAGCTGAGACGGTTTTGAAGAACCTGATGTTTAAAGCTTCGTTATTGGTTCTTTCTCAACTTGTTTGtctcagagcttcagactcgtcagttcagtctgaacctgaacatcaggtgtgaaaggttcctcagagcagaagaggagttctgggtctggatcaaactgaacctggttctgttggtttgcagtgaaaacagtttgttggatagtttggacttttggaccaatcacaggaagtagagacagaattaaccagtagaagaagaagcagcagctgcagtcttcacctccgacgatataatgtttgaaccacgaggacgttcatttggtgcatttgaactagtgtggagtactgtagtactgtggagtactgtggagtactgtggagtactgtagtactgtggagtactgtagtactgtggagtactgcgcctgaaggtgctgatgttgctagtgataccatcatgatgttaccatggcaaccaggtGAAGCGcttcattcaaacagaaagacaactGCCCCcccgcccacgtaggtgatgacgacaggacgtatgtcagactaaattctttagtccctaaattaacAGATCAGATGcaacatgaagcttcagactctcagagaGAACGTTGTCCTGAAGTGTTCACATAGTTTGGGCCTGTTTTTCGCTCTGTGACGCTTTTTAAGAAACTTTTCACGATTTTTGAATTTGTCAAACACCAACAGTCGATATGTCGGACGTCACTAATTCATTCATTActttactttctctctttccagtAACTTCCACTTCTGTCTTGTTTCtcactcaggtgtgtgttgactCGCTCCTCTAAAGGAGGCGTgaagtcctgtgtgtgtgtggggggggggagtgtgtgtgtgtgggggggggagtctgtgggggtgtgtgtgtgtgtgtgtgtgtgtgtgtgtgtgtgtgtgtgtgtgtgtgtgtgcactgagtAGACGCTTTGTGTAACTGTTTTTACACGTGAGCTGTGTTTGAATGGTTTCTGTGTCTGAACCAGACTCTgacagtttttatgtttttataatttattgatgttttttattgaagctgctgtgaaacaaaatataattatgaacgaacagtattttttttaaatctctattTATAGTTTCATATACAATCATTCTATTATTTCATTTGTGACTGTTCAGTGTGAAGGTAGAGAGACACTAAcgctcacttctctctctctctctgtcggcAGTGATCTGAGTATGAATAATCTGACTGTGTTGTCCAGCGGAGGTTTGTCCAACCTGCActtcctggaggagctgtgagtgacacacacacacacacacacacactcgctcacactcacgcacactcacactcacacacacacacacacacacacacacacacacacacacacacacacactccaggtaTCTTCTGTAAAATTGAGAATCTGTTTAAcagccaaacaaacacagacgagcTTCATTCAACACGGCAGAAATACGATATCTCCAGAACGCCTCCatggaatttcttcaaatttggtgcaaacgttcacttggactcacagatgaactgattagaatttagtggtcaagggtcaaaggtcaaggtcactgtcaCCTCATTTAACACGTTATCTTAAAGGCTCATTTCTGCTGCCTTTATaggaaaagtgaaataataTAACTGCCACTGCCATCATACTTCCATATGTCCTTaatgttgccatggttacagcaatacatccacaacaacagcaaatatgGTGACGATGGAGGAAGTTGTGATGATCATCCTGCGTTGTTTACGTTGCTCGTCCAACTTTCCGACTCGCAAAGTCTCTTCTTCAGAAACCGGTCCATCTCATAAAGTTTAGTTTCATCTGCTCAGTGATTAATCGTCACCTGGTTGTCACGGCAGCGGcttcctgtgatgtcatgaCCACGCTCAGACGTGCATCAGCGTGAACAGCTGACCTCACAGAGACCTGAGCATGGCTCTGCCCGCAGCcagcgatgtgtgtgtgtgtgtgtgtgtgtgtgtgtgcgtgtgtgtgtgtgtatgtgtgatatTTGTCACTGTGGCGTGAGAAACGTCACCACGGCGATAGGGCACCGCAGAGGTGCATGCTGGGTACTAGCGGACTGGCTGACCTCTGCGTGGCCTCGAAAACACTCGGACCTCCAGGACGAGATGCTCGATCCACTTCAACTGTCCCTTTTCGACATGAAGGAGAATTTGcaccatgtcccatctgctacaatggaggaggtggggcttatgacctatattgcagccagccaccagggggcgatggagatgctttgatttcacttttggagccatcatgtcgtccatctttatataaaatctatattttaatgTGCAGTATgatgattctctctctctctctctctctccctctctctctctctctctctccccccccctctctctctctctctctctctccatctctctctccctctctctctctctctctctctctctccccccccctctctctctctctctctctctctccatctctctctccctctctctctctctctctcccccccccccctctctctctctctctctctctctctctctctctctctctccatctctctctctctctccctctctctctctctctctctctctctctctctctctctctccatctctctctctctctctctccctctctctctctctctccccccccccccccccccccctctctctccctctctccctctcgtctcAGGCGCTTGGCGGGTAACGACCTGTCGTCCATCCCCAGAGGAGCGTTCACTGGCCTCTACAACCTCAAAGTTCTGTAAGTTTACGTTTGCTTCAGCCTCAAACCTTCAGACGTCCTCAGTGGttaaaacagcagctggtcCCCACAGAgacagtaacacacactgaggaaacacatCTCACAGTCGTTTACTCATATCAACTAATGAttcatatcattattattatttatttgttttattcaactgTGACAGAAATGCttgtaaatgtacttttaaaaatgtttcattattttgtctCGTCTCTTTTGCAGGATGCTTCAGAACAACCAGCTGACGTCTGTTCCTGCTGAGGCCTTCAACAACCTGCACAACCTGCAGTcactgtgagacacacacacacacacacacacacacacacacacacacacacacacacagacacacacacacacacacagacacacacacacacacacacacacatgctcactcTCACAGACCCATCGTTTTGTCTCGTTTTACTCTTTGGTAGAAAGGAATCTTCAGTatcacacatgcacgcatgcgctcgcacacacacacacacacacacacacacacacacacacacacacacacacacacacacacacacacacagacacacacagacacacacacggactgGTACATTAATGTATGCAGTCCAGTGTTCTCTCAGCCTGAACAACACATGGTAATTATGCTGAaactgtacctgtgtgtgtctgtgtgtagataAGGGTATGAGAATGGAGACGTCtaaggtctctctctctctctctctctctctctctctctgtctctctgtctctctctctctctctctctctttctgtctctctctctctctctccctctctccctctctctctctctctctctctctctgtctctctctctctctctctctctctctctccctctctctctgtctctctctgtctctctctgtctctctctctctctgtctctctgtttctctctctctctctctctctctctctctctctctgtctctctccgtccctctctctctctctctctctctgtctctctctgtctctctctctctctctccgtccctctctctctctctctctctctctgtacatGGACGGACGACGTATTAAAACGTGTTAAAAACAATCCAGGAAAATCTAACGAACAACAAGTGATCATGAGGAAACAGAGTAAATCATCTTAGTGTTTCTGTGGCGCTGACCGACACAATCCTCTCAGCTTCAAGTCTGAGCTCATTAAAATACCTCCGCTTGTCCCTGAGAGCCCGATGGCAGCTGAGCAGCCGCTCGTCAAACactcgacctctgaccttcatcTGAAGTGAACACAGTGAAACTACAAGTAAAGAAGAGTGTAAAGAAAagagttgtttttctgtgcagttTTTAATGTCGACATCTCTCTTTGTTTCCGTAGACGTCTCGACGCCAACCACATCTCCCTGGTTCCTGTCGGCTGTTTCACGGGTCTGCGCTCGCTCCGTCACCTGTGGTTGGACGACAACTCTCTGACAGAGGTGCCGGCGGCGGCCCTGAGCGACCTGCCCGCCCTGCAGGCCATGACCCTCGCCCTCAACCTCATCAGCCACGTCCCCGACCACGCCTTCAGCCAGCTGGGCCGCCTGGTGGTGCTGTACGTGTCCCTGTCACTCACAGAGGCCGACGAGCCGGAAGCTAAACATGTTCAGAGgagaaattactttttaaagattcaagcaaagagacaaaaatacTTATTTATGCTGCTTTTTACGTAAGAAAACAGAAACgtctgttttaaaaatgttttttattttatttgtgtgtgtgtgtgtgtgtgtgtgtgtgcgtgtgtgcgtgtgtgtgcgtgtgtgtgtgtgcgtgtgtgcgtgtgtgcgtgtgtgtgtgtctgttgctaGGAGCTGTTTGCTGCATTAAGTTTGACCGTAGCAGCGACTGTCCGTGTCCGTCAGTATTAGCTCCTTAATAACATGCACaactctatgtgtgtgtgtgtgtgtgtgtgtgtgtgcgtgtgtgtgtgtgtgtgtgtgtgtgtgtgagtgatggcGCTCAGCGCGGCAGCATTGAAGtcttctgtcatttcttttgtCCAATCGGCTTGAAGCTAATTTGCATGAAATTAccgaaggaaaaaaaact
Above is a genomic segment from Hippoglossus hippoglossus isolate fHipHip1 chromosome 23, fHipHip1.pri, whole genome shotgun sequence containing:
- the lsm8 gene encoding LSM8 homolog, U6 small nuclear RNA associated, whose product is MSTALESYINRTVAIVTSDGRMIVGTLKGFDQTINLILDESHERVFSSSQGVEQVVLGLYIVRGDNVAVIGEIDEEHDSTLDLGNIRAEPLNSVAH